A stretch of the Uranotaenia lowii strain MFRU-FL chromosome 3, ASM2978415v1, whole genome shotgun sequence genome encodes the following:
- the LOC129752501 gene encoding uncharacterized protein LOC129752501: MAPGYGKRNKSKKHNCAVCKSADNSRMVQCDHCKSWNHFECVGVSQDVENRPWSCQACTGENPTLKPSSNARASQSTSTQEVIDVEQEDDDSSIYSKASQQSGNSEAVKLQLQLLEEEQRLEQKYLQKRFEILMKAAGGAPPEKISISHPGAPAHHSSPYDVAPPETHRHSFDPLLLNRSQVAARQAIPKELPSFNGDPEEWPLFLATFENTTRMCGYTSEENLTRLQRCLGGKARESVRSQLMHPSNLNSIISTLKMLYGRPEIIVRTLIQKIQVLPAPKAEKLQTLVDLAIEVRNLVATVKACKLDDHLYNVTLLQELVDRLPPMIKLTWAVYRQNMERVTLHDFNEWLYKLGEAASTVTVTLPIGVPDKSRRHRKEDGYLHAHRESSPEQNVKSIPNQHKKPTPASYCTICSDECQSVEKCQVFLEMDKASRWTAVREGSLCRRCLKKHSGFCRRNTPCGVQGCICKHHYLLHNDRSNQTMVPKSTTTPDDSRKDFTNVHLNKHSSTVDQVLFRYVPVTLHNNGTRIRTHAFLDDGSSLTLLEEDLAQELRLEGPSSPLCLYWTAGTSRYEDASRLVSVQISGIRNEQKLLRLSDVHTVKQLKLPPQSLDFNQLVLQHHYLSGLPVDSYLNVRPGLLIGLNNIRASHVLDSREGVEGEPVASKTRLGWSVFGRTSSTKPSALYASHSSFHNCSTDDSLGGLQNAVKNFFSLENLEIVELKKLPMSREDERALEMMESSMTFRNGRYQMSLLWKYDDVRLPDSRGMALRRYDCLKRRIARDTKLADALKVKMQDYVEKGYARKLGPAEIETHRARVWYLPIFPVFNPNKPGKLRIVWDAAAAANGTSLNSVLMKGPDQLTELPGVLFKFREHLVAVGGDIREMFHQVLMNEDDQHCQRFFWCDDNNQTYPDTYMLQVMSFGATCSPSCAQFVKNKHADRFQTTYPKAVAVIKSSHYVDDMFFSVETEEEATKLAKQVHLIHSEAGFEMRNWISNSAYVLESLGAELVPEKNMDIATDIAGEKVLGMWWSTTLDVFSYKIFTKRNIEILQGGKGPSKRELLSTLMSIYDPLGLIAHFLMFLKILLQDVWRSGIDWNDPIGDKEYEKWKTWLQFLPTLETLKIPRCYRLQTSERSSNRIQLHTFVDASENGFAAVSYFRFEENGNVECSLIGAKSRVAPLKFLSIPRSELQAAIIGSRLAKSIEKGHSYKISRRFFWTDARDVLCWLNSDHRRYSMFVANRVSELLEDTNVAEWKWVPTKLNVADEATKWKRAPSLEDSSQWFCGPRYLLLPEEKWPIMPELATTNEELRPSVLHHSCGDVKWIIPPTRYTNWSKLLRMTAYIQRFPSNIRKTCYIGPVNSEELQVASNYLIQNTQREVFADEWGILKVDGKIPKSSSLYKIEPYLDEFSIMRVRGRLSACEFLDESGKHPIILPRKHRVTLLIILGIHEKYHHQMHQAVINEIRTKFYIPKIRSAYYHVRQYCQFCKNQSAKPKPPRMADLPSTRLAAYTRPFSYMGVDYFGPMEVSVGRRVEKRWGVLATCLTTRGVHIEVAHTLNTASCIMAIRNIIARRGTPIEIISDCGTNFVGASKELKQAYANVNQEQMIIAFTSADTKWSFNPPASPHMGGSWERLIQTVKRVLANVLPKQRLPSDEILRNALIEIENILNSRPLTYVPVDDEASPALTPNSFLQSSSSGCKPLILNDDTGMAVRKAWMTSQIIANSFWKRFVAEYLPEITRRTKWITSTDPLKIGDIVVVADPNSPRNCWPKGRIIATNPSTDGQIRSAVVQTVGGILTRPAVKLAVLDVGANGNDVDQGPPTAGECRVHTLCDNSPCEPTQLNKSN; this comes from the coding sequence ATGGCACCCGGTTATGGAAAGAGGAATAAATCGAAGAAACACAACTGCGCCGTATGTAAATCCGCCGATAACAGCAGAATGGTGCAATGCGATCATTGCAAAAGCTGGAATCACTTTGAGTGCGTAGGTGTTTCCCAGGATGTCGAAAATCGCCCATGGAGCTGCCAAGCCTGTACCGGAGAAAATCCAACGCTGAAACCGAGCAGCAATGCGCGTGCCAGTCAGAGTACGAGTACTCAAGAAGTGATTGACGTGGAGCAAGAAGATGACGATTCTTCTATATATTCGAAAGCCAGCCAGCAGTCGGGAAATTCGGAAGCAGTCAAACTACAATTACAGCTACTCGAAGAAGAGCAGCGGTTAGAGCAAAAGTACCTGCAAAAGCGATTTGAAATCCTAATGAAAGCGGCTGGCGGTGCTCCCCCGGAAAAGATATCGATCTCACATCCAGGGGCTCCGGCTCACCATTCTTCTCCATACGATGTCGCTCCTCCAGAAACGCATCGCCACAGCTTCGACCCGTTGCTCCTCAACCGTAGTCAAGTCGCAGCACGCCAAGCCATCCCTAAAGAACTGCCATCGTTCAACGGTGATCCGGAGGAATGGCCATTGTTCTTGGCTACATTCGAGAATACCACAAGAATGTGTGGTTACACGTCCGAAGAAAATCTCACACGCCTACAACGTTGCTTAGGAGGAAAAGCAAGGGAATCCGTTCGCAGTCAAttgatgcatccgtcgaacttaaACAGCATAATTTCTACGTTGAAAATGCTGTACGGTCGTCCAGAAATAATCGTGCGAACGTTGATCCAGAAAATCCAAGTTTTGCCAGCGCCAAAGGCAGAAAAATTGCAAACTTTAGTAGATTTAGCCATTGAAGTACGGAATTTGGTAGCCACAGTTAAAGCTTGTAAGCTCGATGACCATCTATACAACGTAACCCTGCTTCAAGAGTTGGTAGACCGTCTACCCCCAATGATAAAACTAACTTGGGCGGTTTATCGCCAAAATATGGAACGGGTTACTTTGCATGACTTCAATGAGTGGTTGTATAAATTAGGAGAGGCAGCAAGCACAGTTACGGTCACACTTCCCATTGGTGTTCCCGATAAGTCTAGAAGGCATCGTAAAGAAGATGGATATTTGCACGCGCACCGTGAGTCATCCCCAGAGCAAAATGTAAAGTCTATTCCGAATCAACATAAGAAACCAACCCCCGCGAGTTACTGCACAATCTGTTCGGATGAGTGTCAGTCAGTAGAAAAGTGTCAAGTTTTCCTAGAAATGGATAAGGCCTCCAGGTGGACCGCTGTGCGGGAGGGTAGCCTGTGTCGACGATGCTTGAAAAAACATAGTGGATTTTGCCGACGGAACACACCATGCGGTGTACAGGGATGCATATGCAAACACCATTATCTGCTCCATAACGATCGCTCCAACCAAACAATGGTACCGAAATCAACGACCACTCCAGATGATTCTCGAAAAGATTTCACCAACGTTCATCTTAATAAACACAGTAGCACCGTGGATCAAGTTTTGTTCCGCTATGTACCTGTAACACTACACAACAACGGAACCCGAATTCGAACGCATGCCTTTCTAGACGATGGCTCGTCTTTGACACTCCTTGAGGAAGATTTGGCTCAGGAATTACGTTTGGAAGGACCTTCTAGTCCACTGTGTTTGTATTGGACCGCAGGTACCAGTCGGTATGAGGATGCATCACGCCTAGTGTCAGTTCAAATATCAGGTATTcggaatgaacaaaaattacttCGGCTTTCGGATGTTCATACAGTTAAGCAGCTCAAACTTCCTCCACAGTCACTTGACTTCAATCAGCTAGTCTTGCAACATCACTACCTATCCGGCCTGCCGGTTGACTCATACCTAAACGTTCGACCCGGGCTATTAATTGGTTTGAACAACATAAGAGCGAGTCACGTTTTGGATAGCAGAGAAGGTGTAGAAGGCGAACCCGTAGCATCGAAAACGCGTTTAGGCTGGTCTGTCTTTGGCAGAACCAGTTCAACAAAACCATCAGCACTTTATGCATCTCATTCGAGTTTCCATAATTGTTCTACCGACGATTCACTTGGTGGTTTACAAAATGCggtaaaaaatttcttttccctcgaaaatttggaaatagttGAACTGAAAAAGTTGCCCATGTCTAGAGAAGATGAACGCGCCCTGGAAATGATGGAATCTTCAATGACATTTCGAAACGGACGCTATCAAATGAGTTTACTCTGGAAGTACGACGATGTTCGTTTGCCGGACAGCCGTGGTATGGCGCTTAGGCGTTACGATTGTTTGAAGCGCAGAATAGCACGAGATACTAAACTTGCGGACGCACTGAAGGTAAAAATGCAAGACTACGTTGAAAAAGGATACGCCCGTAAATTGGGTCCTGCTGAGATTGAAACTCACCGAGCCCGAGTGTGGTACTTACCGATTTTTCCGGTGTTTAATCCAAATAAACCCGGTAAGTTAAGGATCGTATGGGATGCAGCAGCGGCAGCCAATGGAACCTCTTTAAATTCCGTTCTGATGAAAGGTCCCGATCAATTAACAGAATTGCCTGGAGTTCTATTTAAGTTTCGGGAGCACCTGGTGGCAGTAGGAGGTGACATCCGCGAGATGTTCCACCAGGTGCTCATGAATGAAGACGACCAACATTGTCAGAGGTTTTTTTGGTGCGATGACAACAACCAGACTTACCCCGACACGTACATGCTGCAGGTTATGTCATTCGGAGCAACATGCTCTCCCAGTTGCGCTCAGTTCGTCAAGAACAAACACGCTGATCGTTTTCAAACAACTTACCCCAAAGCAGTAGCGGTAATCAAAAGTAGCCATTACGTCGACGATATGTTTTTTTCCGTGGAAACCGAAGAGGAAGCCACAAAATTGGCGAAACAAGTGCATCTCATTCACTCCGAAGCTGGGTTCGAAATGCGGAACTGGATTTCGAATTCTGCCTACGTTCTTGAGTCCCTGGGTGCTGAGCTGgttccagaaaaaaacatggatATTGCAACTGATATCGCTGGGGAGAAGGTCCTTGGAATGTGGTGGTCAACCACATTAGACGTATTCTCGTACAAAATCTTTACCAAGAGGAACATTGAAATTCTACAAGGTGGCAAAGGTCCTTCTAAACGAGAACTCCTTAGTACTCTAATGTCCATTTATGATCCTTTAGGACTAATCGcacactttttaatgtttttaaaaatcctgCTTCAGGATGTCTGGAGATCCGGCATTGATTGGAACGATCCAATTGGTGATAAAGAGTACGAAAAATGGAAAACCTGGCTACAATTTCTTCCAACACTCGAAACGTTAAAAATTCCCCGATGCTATCGGCTCCAAACATCTGAACGATCCAGCAATAGAATACAACTGCATACATTTGTGGATGCGAGCGAGAACGGTTTCGCTGCTGTCAGCTACTTTCGGTTCGAAGAGAATGGCAACGTGGAGTGCTCATTGATCGGAGCGAAAAGTCGTGTCGCtcctttgaaatttctatcgatacccCGTTCCGAACTGCAAGCAGCTATCATAGGTTCACGCTTGGCAAAAAGCATCGAAAAAGGTCACAGCTATAAAATTTCAAGAAGATTCTTCTGGACGGATGCTCGCGATGTTTTATGCTGGCTGAATTCCGATCATCGGCGTTATTCCATGTTTGTCGCTAATCGCGTAAGTGAACTTCTAGAAGATACAAATGTTGCCGAGTGGAAGTGGGTTCCCACTAAGCTAAATGTCGCGGACGAGGCCACAAAGTGGAAGCGCGCTCCTAGTCTTGAAGATTCCAGCCAATGGTTCTGTGGGCCACGATATCTACTGCTACCTGAAGAAAAATGGCCAATCATGCCGGAACTCGCAACTACGAATGAAGAACTGCGTCCCAGTGTACTGCATCATAGCTGTGGTGATGTCAAGTGGATCATACCGCCTACTAGATACACAAACTGGAGTAAATTGCTACGAATGACAGCATACATTCAACGGTTTCCTTCTAATATTCGAAAAACATGTTATATTGGACCCGTAAACTCTGAAGAGCTGCAAGTTGCCTCgaattatttgattcaaaatacaCAACGCGAGGTTTTTGCTGACGAATGGGGTATCCTGAAGGTCGATGGCAAAATCCCGAAATCGAGTTCATTatacaaaattgaaccatatttggatGAGTTCAGCATAATGCGTGTACGCGGTCGTTTGAGTGCCTGTGAATTCTTGGATGAATCAGGTAAGCACCCAATTATACTCCCTAGAAAACACCGCGTTACATTATTGATAATTCTTGGCATCCACGAAAAATACCATCATCAAATGCACCAAGCAGTTATAAATGAAATACGAACTAAGTTCTATATTCCTAAAATTCGATCAGCCTATTATCATGTTAGACAGTATTGCCAATTTTGCAAAAACCAATCTGCGAAACCAAAACCGCCTCGTATGGCCGACCTTCCTTCAACTCGCCTTGCCGCGTATACCCGGCCATTTTCTTACATGGGGGTTGACTATTTCGGTCCAATGGAAGTCTCTGTTGGACGACGTGTAGAAAAACGATGGGGCGTTTTGGCAACATGCCTGACGACTCGTGGTGTACATATCGAGGTTGCCCACACACTTAATACCGCTTCATGTATCATGGCCATTCGGAATATTATTGCTAGACGGGGCACTCCAATAGAAATAATAAGCGACTGTGGCACTAATTTCGTAGGTGCTAGCAAGGAGCTGAAACAGGCATATGCAAATGTAAATCAGGAACAGATGATTATTGCGTTCACTTCTGCAGACACAAAATGGTCATTCAATCCTCCGGCCTCTCCCCATATGGGCGGAAGCTGGGAACGGCTGATCCAGACTGTGAAGAGGGTGTTGGCAAACGTCCTTCCAAAGCAACGTCTTCCAAGTGATGAAATATTGCGAAACGCACTTATAGAAATTGAGAATATTCTCAATTCGAGGCCGCTGACTTACGTGCCAGTTGATGACGAAGCCTCCCCGGCGCTGACACCAAACAGTTTTCTTCAAAGCTCTTCTTCTGGATGCAAACCGTTAATACTAAACGACGACACCGGAATGGCTGTTCGTAAGGCTTGGATGACTTCTCAAATTATAGCCAACTCCTTCtggaaacgttttgtagcaGAATATCTTCCGGAGATAACCCGTAGAACAAAATGGATTACATCTACCGATCCTTTGAAGATTGGTGACATCGTTGTAGTAGCTGATCCAAATTCACCTAGGAACTGCTGGCCTAAAGGGCGCATCATCGCAACCAACCCATCGACTGATGGGCAAATTCGTTCAGCGGTTGTACAAACTGTAGGTGGGATCCTGACGAGACCAGCGGTAAAGTTAGCGGTGTTGGACGTCGGTGCAAACGGTAATGACGTGGACCAGGGTCCACCCACTGCGGGGGAGTGTCGCGTACATACCTTGTGCGACAATTCACCTTGCGAACCAACACAACTCAACAAATCCAACTAG